From the Deinococcus radiophilus genome, one window contains:
- a CDS encoding thymidine phosphorylase, which translates to MSQQSIPDLIAKKRSGGEHTRAELEQLIGGYTRGEVPDYQVSAWLMAVFLNGMGEQETADLTLVMAESGDQMDLSALENTVDKHSTGGVGDKTSLVLTPMLAALGLTVAKMSGRGLAHTGGTIDKLESFPGWNPELPEDRFIAQARDIGLALVGQSKDLAPADGKLYALRDVTATVESLPLIASSIMSKKIASGAQTIVLDVKSGAGAFMKTLDDSRALARAMVDIGQRAGRNVRAVLTDMDTPLGHMAGNSLEVQEAIATLKGEGPEDLTELCVTLAAEVLLAGGWETDEAQARERAAATLKDGSALAKLEAFVSAQGGDGRLVQTPEGLDVAPGRAEVTAPQAGYIVKLDALSVGRAVLALGGGRERKGEPIDVGVGVETVKKPGEQVAAGDVVYRLYHRDGRGLERAQELLQAGIQISAEQPEEHGLILGRVTGEQTAG; encoded by the coding sequence ATGAGCCAACAGAGCATTCCCGACCTGATTGCCAAGAAACGCAGCGGCGGCGAGCATACCCGCGCCGAGCTGGAACAGCTGATCGGCGGCTATACGCGCGGCGAGGTGCCCGACTACCAGGTGAGTGCCTGGCTGATGGCGGTGTTCCTGAACGGCATGGGTGAGCAGGAAACTGCCGACCTGACCCTGGTGATGGCCGAGAGCGGCGACCAGATGGACCTGAGTGCACTGGAAAATACAGTGGACAAACATTCCACTGGCGGCGTGGGCGACAAGACCTCGCTGGTGCTGACGCCGATGCTGGCCGCGCTGGGCCTGACGGTCGCAAAGATGAGCGGGCGCGGCCTGGCCCATACCGGCGGCACGATTGACAAGCTCGAAAGTTTCCCCGGCTGGAACCCTGAGCTGCCCGAGGACCGTTTTATCGCTCAGGCCCGTGACATTGGCCTGGCGTTGGTGGGGCAGAGCAAGGACCTGGCCCCCGCCGACGGCAAGCTGTACGCCCTGCGCGACGTGACCGCCACGGTGGAAAGCCTGCCCCTCATCGCCTCATCCATCATGTCCAAGAAGATTGCTTCAGGCGCACAGACCATCGTGCTGGACGTAAAGTCGGGAGCCGGAGCGTTCATGAAGACGCTGGACGATTCGCGGGCGTTGGCGAGAGCGATGGTGGACATCGGTCAGCGGGCTGGGCGTAACGTGCGCGCCGTGCTGACCGACATGGACACCCCGCTGGGCCACATGGCCGGCAACAGCCTGGAGGTGCAGGAGGCGATCGCCACCCTGAAGGGGGAAGGCCCTGAGGACCTGACCGAACTGTGTGTCACCCTGGCCGCCGAGGTGCTGCTGGCCGGTGGCTGGGAGACAGACGAAGCCCAGGCGCGTGAACGCGCCGCCGCCACCCTGAAAGATGGCAGCGCCCTCGCCAAGTTGGAAGCCTTTGTGAGTGCTCAGGGCGGAGACGGCCGCCTGGTCCAAACCCCCGAAGGGCTGGACGTGGCCCCAGGACGCGCCGAAGTGACTGCGCCGCAAGCCGGGTACATCGTCAAACTGGACGCCCTGAGTGTAGGCCGCGCCGTGCTGGCCCTGGGCGGTGGCCGCGAGCGCAAGGGCGAGCCGATCGATGTAGGTGTGGGCGTAGAAACCGTCAAAAAACCTGGTGAGCAGGTGGCAGCGGGCGATGTGGTGTACCGCCTGTACCACCGGGATGGACGCGGCCTGGAACGTGCCCAGGAACTGCTGCAAGCGGGCATCCAGATCAGCGCCGAGCAGCCTGAGGAGCATGGCCTGATTC
- a CDS encoding acyl-CoA thioesterase, which yields MLELVFPKDTNYHGTAFGGFVLSLMDKAASVAAVRHAGGAVVTARMDGVDFRMPIRVGDAVALDARVVKVGRSSMTIQVDVYREHMASGEQELATTGTFVFVAVYENGKPRPVAPLDENMSGEAWGSATSRP from the coding sequence ATGCTGGAGCTGGTCTTTCCTAAGGACACCAACTACCACGGCACGGCCTTCGGGGGCTTTGTGCTGTCACTGATGGACAAGGCCGCCTCGGTAGCTGCCGTGCGGCACGCCGGGGGCGCGGTCGTCACGGCCCGCATGGACGGCGTGGACTTCCGCATGCCGATCCGGGTGGGCGACGCCGTGGCGCTGGACGCCCGCGTGGTCAAGGTGGGCCGCTCCTCCATGACCATTCAGGTGGACGTGTACCGCGAACATATGGCCAGCGGCGAGCAGGAACTGGCGACCACCGGCACCTTCGTCTTCGTGGCGGTCTACGAGAACGGCAAACCCCGCCCGGTCGCGCCGCTTGACGAGAACATGAGCGGCGAAGCTTGGGGCAGCGCCACCAGTCGGCCCTAA
- a CDS encoding acyl-CoA thioesterase → MTSPSGRTHALAALNWDAAHHTPIQTRYSDTDAMGHLNNGTYIIYLETARVEMLRGMGLSLTDIRTVLARVELDYVAEIKLEQDVVVDTLLERLGHSSYTFVARVTADGIPCAYARTVQVNLGEDGKPGPLGEDQRGWLSRYQAQEEGHA, encoded by the coding sequence ATGACTTCTCCTTCCGGACGCACCCATGCGCTGGCGGCGCTCAACTGGGACGCTGCCCACCACACCCCCATCCAGACCCGCTATTCAGATACGGACGCGATGGGGCATCTCAACAACGGGACGTACATCATCTACCTGGAGACGGCGCGAGTAGAGATGCTGCGCGGCATGGGCCTCAGCCTGACCGACATTCGCACGGTGCTGGCCCGCGTCGAGCTGGACTACGTAGCCGAGATCAAGTTGGAACAGGACGTCGTGGTGGACACGCTGCTGGAACGGCTAGGCCACTCCTCCTACACCTTCGTGGCCCGCGTGACCGCTGACGGCATACCGTGTGCCTATGCCCGCACCGTGCAGGTCAACCTGGGCGAAGATGGCAAACCCGGCCCGCTAGGCGAAGATCAACGCGGGTGGCTGAGTCGCTATCAGGCACAGGAGGAAGGCCACGCGTGA
- a CDS encoding aminopeptidase, which yields MTQKSDLSFEQKLKNYADLAVRVGVGLRPGQRLLIEAPIESAPLARELVRAAYEAGSSFVDVRWDDDAVNLLRYQMAPDGSFEQLSRWRVDAEMETVEEGGAVLAIRASNPGLLGEVDASRVSAASRALGRYRKPYSQKVMTNAVNWNLIAAPLSGWSTLIFPGASEEDAQAKHWDAIFAATRADQPDPVQAWEDHLAALKKRRDYLTAKGYQALRFRDAQSDTDLTVGLAEGHVWGGGASNGPDGGRFTPNIPTEEVWTAPHRDRVDGTVVSTKPLSYNGVLLDGIRVTFKDGKVTDFSAEKGEATLRELIETDEGAARLGEVALVPHSSPISTSGLFHYHTLYDENAASHIALGAAYRFNVRGGETMSDEEFAALGGNDSIVHVDWMIGSPTMSVTGITADGQEEPVMENGEFVI from the coding sequence ATGACCCAAAAAAGTGATCTGAGTTTTGAGCAAAAGCTGAAAAACTACGCCGATCTGGCCGTCCGGGTAGGGGTGGGCCTGCGCCCCGGGCAGCGCCTGCTGATCGAAGCCCCCATCGAGTCTGCGCCATTGGCCCGCGAGCTGGTCCGCGCCGCTTACGAGGCAGGGTCCAGCTTTGTAGATGTGCGCTGGGACGACGACGCCGTCAACCTGTTGCGTTACCAGATGGCGCCAGACGGTTCCTTCGAGCAACTGAGCCGCTGGCGCGTGGATGCCGAGATGGAAACGGTCGAAGAAGGCGGCGCCGTGCTGGCGATTCGTGCCAGCAATCCGGGACTGCTGGGCGAGGTGGACGCTTCACGGGTCAGCGCCGCCTCACGGGCGCTGGGCCGTTACCGCAAGCCCTACTCCCAGAAGGTCATGACCAATGCGGTCAACTGGAACCTGATCGCAGCTCCCCTGAGCGGCTGGTCCACCCTGATTTTCCCAGGTGCCTCCGAGGAAGACGCCCAGGCCAAGCACTGGGACGCCATCTTTGCGGCCACCCGCGCCGATCAGCCAGATCCGGTGCAGGCCTGGGAAGACCACCTGGCCGCTCTAAAGAAGCGCCGCGATTACCTGACTGCCAAGGGCTACCAGGCACTGCGTTTCCGCGACGCGCAGAGCGACACCGATCTGACCGTGGGCCTGGCCGAGGGTCACGTCTGGGGAGGCGGAGCCAGCAACGGCCCAGACGGCGGACGCTTCACGCCCAACATCCCCACCGAAGAGGTCTGGACTGCACCGCACCGTGACCGGGTGGACGGCACGGTGGTCAGCACCAAGCCGCTCAGCTACAATGGCGTGCTGCTGGACGGCATTCGTGTGACCTTTAAGGACGGCAAAGTGACTGACTTCAGCGCTGAGAAGGGCGAGGCCACCCTGCGCGAGCTGATTGAAACCGACGAGGGGGCCGCCCGCCTGGGTGAAGTCGCGCTGGTGCCGCACTCCAGCCCGATCAGCACGTCGGGTCTGTTTCACTACCATACCCTGTATGACGAGAATGCCGCTTCTCACATCGCACTGGGCGCCGCTTACCGCTTTAATGTGAGGGGCGGTGAAACCATGAGCGACGAGGAATTTGCAGCCCTGGGCGGCAACGATTCCATCGTGCACGTGGACTGGATGATTGGCAGCCCCACCATGAGTGTTACGGGCATCACCGCAGATGGTCAGGAAGAGCCAGTGATGGAAAACGGCGAGTTTGTGATCTGA
- a CDS encoding excalibur calcium-binding domain-containing protein, giving the protein MTNSKRTSARSGLWSRLLLVLLPAALLACAEQEDAQTVPQQTTPALTEQKTTTPGSVTTTQTTTTETTTTESDSSVAPVPATPAPSSAAEAESDETQSESASAAPATPAPATSTPPATTSTPAQAETPVPPTSAAPVPTPAAAAPAPAGSVPEATPTPAATDTGPVLADPSDYYEQQAEEGAAPELTVIEEIYFPNCAAAAAGGYTNIPSSSPAYHPELDDDGDGVACD; this is encoded by the coding sequence ATGACGAATTCCAAGCGCACATCTGCCCGGTCCGGCCTCTGGTCCCGTCTACTGTTGGTCTTGCTGCCCGCGGCCCTGCTGGCCTGCGCCGAGCAGGAAGACGCCCAGACGGTGCCACAACAGACCACTCCTGCCCTCACGGAGCAAAAGACGACGACTCCCGGCTCGGTCACCACAACCCAGACGACCACTACGGAAACGACCACCACGGAATCCGACAGCAGTGTTGCGCCTGTTCCAGCCACGCCAGCGCCCAGCAGTGCGGCAGAGGCGGAAAGTGATGAAACCCAGAGCGAGTCTGCTTCGGCCGCACCCGCTACGCCAGCGCCGGCGACCAGTACACCGCCCGCCACAACCTCTACCCCAGCTCAGGCTGAGACGCCGGTGCCTCCTACTTCGGCCGCTCCGGTGCCGACCCCGGCGGCAGCTGCGCCTGCCCCAGCCGGCTCTGTACCTGAGGCCACGCCAACGCCAGCCGCGACCGATACTGGGCCAGTCCTGGCCGATCCTAGCGACTACTACGAGCAGCAGGCTGAGGAAGGAGCCGCCCCCGAACTGACCGTGATTGAAGAAATCTATTTCCCGAACTGCGCGGCAGCGGCAGCGGGCGGGTATACCAACATCCCCAGCAGCAGTCCCGCCTACCATCCCGAGCTAGATGACGACGGTGACGGTGTGGCCTGCGACTGA
- a CDS encoding RNHCP domain-containing protein yields MTRRFTVQGTNNAFVCAHCGAEIQPLQNGSVRNHCPVCLHSLHVDIFPGDRACECQGVMEPVAVENSGKKGWMIVHRCQKCGHMGRNRAALDDPQQPDSWDLIVDLSQLPRL; encoded by the coding sequence ATGACCCGCCGTTTTACCGTACAGGGCACCAACAACGCCTTTGTCTGTGCCCACTGCGGCGCAGAGATTCAGCCGCTGCAAAATGGCTCGGTGCGGAACCATTGCCCCGTGTGCCTGCACTCGCTGCATGTGGATATTTTTCCGGGCGACCGGGCCTGCGAGTGTCAGGGCGTGATGGAACCTGTAGCTGTAGAAAACAGCGGCAAAAAGGGCTGGATGATCGTGCACCGTTGCCAGAAGTGTGGCCATATGGGCCGCAACCGCGCCGCGCTGGACGACCCACAGCAGCCCGACTCCTGGGACCTGATCGTGGACCTCAGCCAGCTGCCCCGCCTGTAA
- a CDS encoding MOSC domain-containing protein — translation MTPSPLRVLALFLGEVSLIQVGAKASRSGIHKRPVPEAWLDATGLRGDQVVNKRYHGGPDQAAYLYPQPDALAWETHGLPADLGRSYWGENVRLDGLSSADIRPGDRLHLGKVVLEATAPRLPCAVAAAYLSDVYGGPFVKDFYALGRPGIYVRVLQPGLLRVGDVGELEPGDPQAPTLAELMALHKRRKPDPETLHRALRSPLSYRLREEVAEKLTKVESAVS, via the coding sequence ATGACCCCTTCTCCCCTGCGCGTGCTGGCCCTCTTTCTGGGCGAAGTCAGCCTGATTCAAGTGGGCGCTAAAGCCTCCCGCAGCGGCATTCACAAGCGGCCCGTGCCTGAGGCGTGGCTAGACGCGACAGGTTTGCGCGGCGACCAGGTCGTGAACAAGCGCTATCACGGCGGCCCCGATCAGGCCGCCTATCTCTACCCACAGCCAGACGCCCTAGCCTGGGAGACCCATGGTTTACCAGCCGACCTGGGTCGCTCGTACTGGGGCGAAAATGTCCGTCTAGACGGACTGAGCAGCGCCGACATCCGACCCGGCGACCGGCTGCACCTGGGAAAAGTGGTGCTGGAAGCCACCGCGCCGCGCCTGCCCTGTGCGGTGGCCGCCGCGTACCTGAGCGACGTGTACGGGGGGCCGTTCGTCAAGGACTTCTATGCGCTGGGACGGCCCGGAATTTACGTGCGGGTGCTGCAACCGGGCCTGCTGCGGGTAGGCGACGTGGGCGAACTGGAACCCGGCGACCCTCAGGCCCCCACCCTGGCCGAACTGATGGCCCTGCACAAGCGCCGCAAGCCCGACCCCGAAACGCTGCACCGGGCGCTCCGCTCGCCGCTGTCCTACCGCCTGCGTGAGGAAGTGGCGGAGAAATTGACGAAAGTGGAGAGCGCCGTCAGCTAG
- a CDS encoding Rqc2 family fibronectin-binding protein, translating into MEGLMLSRVLRDLEAELPARSLGWVFPDETTAALLLEGQQSGPGNLVLSYRPPQPVVYFSRERLRGEPNNPFQQMVRAKVRGDLLRVEQLKLDRVFQLHFAGEEGFVAVPPARLLFEVTGRNANLLIMEAGEGGFAGRIIHAAREITPARNRFRTTRSGGAYTPPPPYDKYDPQTLEVAEAQAAGLDRLPLTQWRSQVDGLGPLLSAELGRRAGFTDAPGPERLAQAVTALHSLADDPTVSEGVMTDGARQAARAEKAAQLRKELRGPLEKRLTLLTNQLSDVTRADEGLALATQERTEADTLMAYSHGVTAQAETVTLPDLTGEGEITISLDPLLSAVQNAEKLYARARRREEVYGRLAEREPRLRAEFAEAQARVEALDQAGLGELEAMAAQLTREKPEKVPYGLKFTLPSGLTALVGRNNRENATLTHRVGRSMDYWFHAQGYAGSHVLVRTGSAGRELSPPDILYAAGLAAAHSKARGSSNVPVDYTRIKHVWRPKGAAAGQVNYTAQKTVFVDGDLPDGDQ; encoded by the coding sequence ATGGAAGGTCTGATGCTCTCCCGCGTGCTGCGCGACCTGGAAGCCGAGTTGCCCGCGCGGTCACTGGGCTGGGTTTTTCCCGACGAAACCACCGCTGCCCTGCTGCTGGAAGGCCAGCAAAGTGGCCCTGGCAATCTGGTGCTGTCTTACCGCCCGCCGCAGCCGGTGGTGTACTTCTCGCGTGAGCGGCTGCGTGGCGAGCCGAACAATCCTTTTCAGCAGATGGTCCGTGCCAAGGTGCGCGGGGACCTGCTGCGCGTGGAACAACTCAAGTTGGACCGGGTGTTTCAGTTGCACTTTGCTGGAGAGGAAGGCTTCGTGGCTGTTCCCCCTGCCCGGCTGCTGTTCGAGGTCACGGGGCGCAACGCCAACCTGCTGATTATGGAAGCCGGGGAGGGTGGATTTGCGGGCCGAATCATTCACGCAGCCCGTGAAATCACCCCGGCCCGCAACCGTTTCCGCACCACGCGCTCAGGGGGGGCGTACACGCCGCCGCCGCCCTACGACAAATATGATCCGCAGACCCTGGAAGTGGCGGAGGCCCAGGCGGCTGGTCTGGATAGGTTGCCGCTCACGCAATGGCGCAGCCAGGTGGACGGTCTAGGACCGCTGCTCAGCGCTGAGCTGGGCCGCCGCGCCGGATTTACGGACGCACCAGGGCCAGAGCGGCTGGCGCAGGCCGTCACAGCCCTGCATTCACTGGCAGACGATCCTACCGTCAGCGAAGGGGTGATGACCGATGGAGCGCGGCAGGCTGCCCGCGCCGAGAAGGCGGCGCAACTCCGCAAAGAATTGCGTGGTCCCTTAGAAAAGCGCCTGACGCTGCTTACCAATCAGCTGAGTGACGTGACCCGCGCCGACGAGGGCCTGGCGCTGGCGACCCAGGAGCGCACCGAGGCCGACACATTGATGGCCTACTCGCATGGGGTGACTGCCCAGGCGGAGACGGTGACTCTGCCGGACCTGACTGGGGAAGGCGAAATCACCATCTCCCTGGACCCGCTGCTGAGTGCTGTGCAGAATGCCGAGAAGCTGTATGCCCGTGCCCGCCGCCGTGAAGAAGTCTACGGGCGTCTGGCCGAGCGTGAGCCGCGCCTGCGGGCCGAATTTGCGGAAGCCCAGGCCCGTGTGGAGGCACTGGATCAGGCGGGGCTCGGGGAGCTGGAAGCCATGGCCGCGCAGCTGACCCGCGAGAAGCCTGAGAAAGTGCCGTACGGCCTCAAGTTCACGCTGCCCAGTGGCTTGACGGCCCTGGTCGGGCGCAACAACCGCGAAAACGCCACCCTGACCCACCGTGTCGGGCGCAGCATGGATTACTGGTTTCACGCGCAGGGATATGCGGGCAGTCATGTGCTGGTCCGCACCGGCAGCGCCGGGCGGGAGCTGTCCCCACCCGACATTCTGTATGCGGCGGGACTGGCGGCGGCCCACTCCAAGGCACGGGGCAGTTCCAACGTGCCGGTGGACTACACCCGTATCAAGCATGTCTGGCGGCCCAAAGGTGCGGCAGCCGGACAGGTGAACTACACCGCCCAGAAGACGGTGTTTGTGGACGGTGATCTACCGGACGGGGACCAGTAG
- a CDS encoding BamA/OMP85 family outer membrane protein: MRTHTLMLTLALGAFAPALAQTAPTAAPTVAQPAGTVSEVVVNGTTELLANFVRATLNVQPGAPVASVDLEAVRQGVLNSGYFSSATARVEQREGRDVLVIDVVPNATIGSVDATGLTFLPAEAFKKSIADLLNIAPGAALNTARLEQAKAALLDNYRSEGYPFEPKVTVQTAPANDGTVTVRFLVDETAPISSVRIQGVTLLDRAQVENIFRPLQQSGRFTPESYYRAVAQVQALYEEAGYLYSGVRVDRTSLENGLLTIQVVEGRVAQLDTSNLGQVDPALVGSLRTRTGQPIRAQDLQEDVRTLSNQTGKPVGFALQANPQNLSEVVVYFGSANVVTAPIQSIEIRGNTQLSTEQLRTALTIKEGDVFSPQLAQDNFVKMRDLYRAQGYEISTRDAVQFEDGVLAFNIREVKLAGYELNWQGEHRTEDRVILRELPQPGELFNANELRESLARISRLGYVQLVGQETRVDPQNPEALTYVLTVAEADVGIPVQLGLGYDSLAGGWSGEAGYSNPNVFGLGHYGAINLGAQQNDAGQNWYGSAQYTIPWLDLDFLDFRENRTSLSTTISSTVGGNQAIFVERGNPEGSGEVKQDTGRDYTVRSNSFGVDLSRRFTDQISAGVGVGVSQRTFFLEDKIRDTDVRSPYRVEGDTQYWITCSDEPVTVDKNDTARIEELRRPCALTDAEAAELLPEKSLTTSVSGRVNYDDANSFTFPTDGVRADVSGSYNFGVVGSDPVSWFELESGARTYFGFGETVERASGETTPNQAVAVRANAGTLVGNAPEGTGFRVGGGGSSTYSRQLRGIENGSLFGSNYLTASAEYRRDLGLNLGPAQGVYGVLFADAGDAWGAEEDFNLNYGFGAGVQVDLGFGGTQLPSVRFDYGYNPQTSNGQFYFRLGNFW; encoded by the coding sequence ATGCGAACCCATACGCTGATGTTGACGCTGGCGCTCGGTGCTTTTGCCCCGGCACTGGCCCAGACGGCACCCACCGCCGCCCCCACGGTCGCTCAGCCTGCCGGAACCGTCTCCGAAGTTGTTGTGAACGGTACCACCGAGCTGCTGGCCAACTTTGTGCGTGCCACGCTGAATGTTCAGCCGGGCGCTCCGGTAGCCAGCGTAGACTTGGAAGCGGTCCGCCAGGGTGTGTTGAACTCCGGCTACTTCTCCAGTGCCACGGCCCGTGTCGAGCAGCGTGAAGGCCGCGACGTACTGGTCATTGACGTGGTCCCCAATGCCACCATCGGCAGCGTGGACGCAACGGGCCTGACCTTCTTGCCGGCCGAAGCTTTTAAAAAGAGCATCGCCGATCTGCTGAACATTGCCCCCGGAGCAGCGCTCAATACCGCCCGCCTGGAGCAGGCCAAGGCTGCGCTGCTGGACAACTACCGCTCGGAAGGCTATCCCTTTGAGCCGAAAGTGACTGTGCAGACCGCGCCCGCCAACGACGGCACCGTGACGGTTCGCTTCTTGGTGGATGAAACCGCCCCGATCAGCTCGGTGCGCATTCAAGGTGTCACCCTGCTGGACCGTGCCCAGGTGGAAAATATCTTCCGCCCCTTGCAGCAGTCAGGCCGCTTTACCCCCGAAAGCTATTACCGCGCTGTGGCGCAGGTGCAGGCACTCTACGAAGAGGCTGGATACCTGTATTCCGGCGTGCGGGTGGACCGCACCAGTCTGGAAAACGGCCTGTTGACCATTCAAGTGGTTGAGGGCCGTGTCGCGCAGCTGGATACCAGCAACCTGGGCCAAGTGGACCCGGCGCTGGTCGGCAGTCTGCGGACCCGCACTGGCCAGCCCATCCGTGCCCAGGACCTCCAAGAAGACGTACGCACTCTGTCCAATCAGACTGGCAAGCCCGTGGGCTTTGCGCTGCAGGCCAATCCTCAGAACCTGAGTGAAGTGGTGGTTTACTTTGGTAGCGCCAACGTGGTCACAGCTCCGATCCAGAGCATCGAGATCCGGGGCAATACCCAGCTGTCTACCGAGCAGTTGCGCACGGCCCTGACCATCAAGGAAGGCGACGTGTTCAGCCCGCAGCTGGCGCAGGACAACTTCGTCAAGATGCGTGACCTGTACCGTGCCCAGGGCTACGAGATCAGCACCCGTGACGCGGTGCAGTTCGAAGATGGCGTGCTGGCCTTCAATATCCGTGAAGTGAAGCTGGCTGGCTACGAGCTGAACTGGCAGGGCGAGCACCGCACCGAGGACCGCGTGATTCTGCGTGAACTGCCCCAACCCGGTGAGCTGTTCAATGCCAACGAGCTGCGCGAGAGTCTGGCCCGCATCAGCCGCCTGGGCTATGTCCAGCTGGTGGGCCAGGAAACCCGCGTGGACCCCCAGAACCCTGAAGCCCTGACCTATGTGCTGACCGTCGCCGAGGCCGACGTAGGCATTCCTGTGCAGCTGGGCCTGGGCTACGACAGCCTGGCCGGTGGCTGGAGCGGTGAAGCAGGCTACTCCAACCCCAACGTGTTCGGGCTGGGCCACTACGGTGCCATCAACCTGGGTGCTCAGCAAAACGACGCGGGCCAGAACTGGTATGGCAGCGCGCAGTACACCATTCCCTGGTTGGACCTGGATTTCCTGGACTTCCGCGAGAACCGCACCAGCCTGAGTACCACCATCTCCAGCACGGTCGGCGGCAACCAGGCCATCTTCGTTGAGCGTGGTAACCCGGAAGGAAGTGGCGAGGTCAAGCAAGACACCGGGCGTGATTACACGGTTCGCAGCAACTCCTTTGGAGTAGATCTCAGTCGCCGCTTCACCGATCAGATCTCCGCAGGTGTGGGCGTAGGCGTCAGCCAGCGGACTTTCTTCCTAGAAGACAAGATCCGTGACACCGATGTCCGTAGCCCTTACCGGGTTGAGGGTGATACCCAGTACTGGATCACCTGCTCGGATGAGCCTGTGACCGTCGACAAGAACGACACCGCCCGCATTGAGGAACTGCGCCGCCCCTGCGCCCTGACCGATGCCGAGGCCGCCGAGCTGCTGCCCGAAAAGAGCCTGACCACCAGCGTTTCGGGCCGCGTGAACTATGACGACGCCAACTCCTTTACTTTCCCAACCGATGGGGTACGCGCCGACGTGAGTGGCTCGTACAACTTCGGCGTGGTCGGAAGCGACCCTGTGAGCTGGTTCGAACTGGAAAGCGGAGCGCGCACCTACTTCGGCTTCGGTGAGACGGTTGAGCGTGCCAGCGGCGAAACCACTCCCAATCAGGCTGTGGCTGTGCGGGCCAACGCTGGTACGTTGGTCGGGAATGCTCCCGAAGGCACCGGCTTCCGCGTGGGCGGTGGCGGCAGCAGCACCTACTCGCGCCAGCTGCGCGGGATTGAGAACGGTTCGCTGTTTGGCAGCAACTACCTGACCGCCTCGGCGGAGTACCGCCGTGACCTGGGTCTCAACCTCGGCCCGGCTCAGGGTGTCTACGGCGTACTGTTCGCTGATGCCGGTGACGCCTGGGGCGCTGAAGAAGACTTCAACTTGAACTACGGCTTCGGTGCCGGCGTACAGGTTGACCTGGGCTTTGGCGGTACCCAGCTGCCCTCGGTCCGCTTCGACTACGGCTACAATCCCCAGACCAGCAACGGCCAGTTCTACTTCCGCCTGGGGAACTTCTGGTAA